In the genome of Chlamydomonas reinhardtii strain CC-503 cw92 mt+ chromosome 4, whole genome shotgun sequence, one region contains:
- a CDS encoding ribosomal protein S12, whose amino-acid sequence MSDGEAAPVVVEEAAAPGEPMDINTAVQMVLKKALAHDGLCRGLHEACRAIEKGQAQLCILAEDCNQPDYKKLIEALCAEHNVNLISVPENKQLGQWCGLCKIDPQGEARKVVGCSCAVITDYGEETAGLSMLQEYLKSR is encoded by the exons ATGTCTGACGG AGAGGCTGCCCCTGttgtggtggaggaggccgccgcccccggcgagCCCATGGACATCAACACGGCCGTGCAGATGGTCCTGAAGAAGGCCCTGGCCCACGATGGCCTGTGCCGTGGCCTGCACGAGGCCTGCCG cgccattGAGAAGGGCCAGGCCCAGCTGTGCATCCTGGCCGAGGACTGCAACCAGCCCGACTACAAGAAGCTGATTGAGGCCCTGTGCGCCGAGCACAACGTCAACCTGATCTCCGTGCCGGAGAACAAGCAGCTGGGCCAGTGGTGCGGC CTGTGCAAGATCGACCCCCAGGGCGAGGCCCGCAAGGTGGTCGGCTGCTCTTGCGCCGTCATCACCGACTACGGTGAGGAGACCGCCGGCCTGTCCATGCTGCAGGAGTACCTGAAGAGCCGTTAA